The genomic stretch GTCGCAGAAGCCAGATCAGCATCCAATACAAGTAAATCTTCATGGATATTGCCTAATTCCACTAATGCTTCGCCATAACTGTCTCTGGTTGCCTTCTTTATGATCCCTGACATAACAACTTCCTTTCCCTTTCCAATTCGTCCATAGCAAGCTGATACTGCTCTTCATTCAGTACACCGCTATGCCAGGACAAATTATCTTCCATAAATGAGATGCCTTTTCCCTTTATTGTCTTCGTGATAATGACCGTTGGTTTTCCTTTTACCTGCTTTGCCGTCAGAAAGGCTTCTTCCAGTTCCTCAAAGTTATGGCCGTTGACTGTCACGGCATGAAACCCAAAAGCCTCAAACTTCTTGTCAATGGGATAGGGAGAACAGATCTCCTCAACAGTTCCGTCTATCTGGAGATTATTATTATCTACAATCACGACCAGATTGTCTAATTTCCTGTGGGCTGCAAACATGGCAGCTTCCCATACCTGCCCTTCCTGTATTTCCCCGTCACCTGCAAGCGCGTAGACACGATAGTTTTTAGAAGACAGCTTCCCTGACAAAGCCATCCCGGCAGCAACGGAGATACCCTGTCCCAAAGATCCGCTGGACATATCCACGCCAGGCGTTTTCTTCATATCCGGATGCCCCTGTAACCTGGAACCTATTTTCCGAAAAGTCGATAATTCATCCACAGGAAAGAATCCACGGTTAGCCAGCACTGCATAATATCCTGGCGTTATATGACCCTTGGATAAGATAAACCGGTCCCGGTCTTCCTTTCCCGGATCTTTTTCATCAATATTCAACTCTTTAAAAAACAGGTACGCCAGTATTTCTGCTGCGGATAAAGATCCTCCCGGATGTCCGCAGCCTGCACGATATACGGCCTCAATGATTCCCTTGCGGATATCATTGGCTATTAATTGCAGCTCCTTATACTCCATTC from Lacrimispora sphenoides JCM 1415 encodes the following:
- a CDS encoding transketolase yields the protein MEYKELQLIANDIRKGIIEAVYRAGCGHPGGSLSAAEILAYLFFKELNIDEKDPGKEDRDRFILSKGHITPGYYAVLANRGFFPVDELSTFRKIGSRLQGHPDMKKTPGVDMSSGSLGQGISVAAGMALSGKLSSKNYRVYALAGDGEIQEGQVWEAAMFAAHRKLDNLVVIVDNNNLQIDGTVEEICSPYPIDKKFEAFGFHAVTVNGHNFEELEEAFLTAKQVKGKPTVIITKTIKGKGISFMEDNLSWHSGVLNEEQYQLAMDELERERKLLCQGS